The Agromyces atrinae genome window below encodes:
- a CDS encoding L-serine ammonia-lyase, whose translation MTAFVSALDLFSIGIGPSSSHTVGPMRAARAFATELAEKAVLTRTARIVCTLYGSLGATGVGHGTPGAVIAGLGGAEPETCDPDAVRTLWESCPVRLALSGGHTIDLSASDIEFEPRTRLPGHSNGLRFAALDDEGDVLHAATFYSVGGGFITRAQDDGRAAAVGRSASSAPPLPYSSAAELLALCDSEAVSMCDVAYRNEVAFHGAPRIEEGLDAIWAAMSECVDRGLDRSGTLPGGLGVRRRAASVRERLDDYDLTAHERDTSTEWLHAFALAVNEENASGGRVVTAPTNGAAGIIPAVGRYYLRFVPGADAGGIRRYLLTATAIGSLFKANASISGAEGGCQAEVGSACAMAAGGLCAVLGGTPHQIENAAEIAMEHHLGLTCDPVGGLVQVPCIERNAIAASTAVSAARLALHGDGSHIVSLDAVIETMRQTGLDMKTKYKETSRGGLAVNVIEC comes from the coding sequence GTGACAGCGTTCGTCTCAGCTCTCGATCTCTTCTCGATCGGGATCGGCCCCTCGAGCTCCCACACGGTGGGACCGATGCGGGCCGCGCGAGCCTTCGCGACCGAGCTCGCCGAGAAGGCCGTGCTCACCCGCACCGCCCGCATCGTCTGCACCCTCTACGGGTCGCTCGGCGCGACCGGGGTCGGCCACGGCACCCCCGGCGCCGTCATCGCCGGCCTCGGCGGGGCCGAGCCCGAGACGTGCGACCCCGATGCCGTGCGTACCCTGTGGGAGTCGTGCCCTGTCCGCCTCGCGCTCTCGGGCGGCCACACCATCGACTTGAGCGCGAGCGACATCGAGTTCGAGCCACGCACGCGCCTGCCCGGCCACTCGAACGGCCTCCGCTTCGCCGCGCTCGACGACGAGGGCGACGTCCTCCACGCCGCGACCTTCTACTCGGTGGGCGGCGGGTTCATCACGCGCGCTCAGGATGACGGTCGAGCCGCCGCGGTCGGCCGCTCCGCGTCATCCGCCCCGCCCCTCCCCTACTCGAGCGCCGCCGAGCTCCTCGCCCTGTGCGACAGCGAGGCGGTGTCGATGTGCGATGTCGCCTACCGCAACGAGGTCGCCTTCCACGGTGCGCCGCGCATCGAGGAGGGTCTCGATGCGATCTGGGCGGCCATGTCGGAGTGCGTCGATCGGGGTCTCGACCGCTCGGGCACCCTGCCGGGCGGGCTCGGCGTGCGGCGACGCGCCGCCTCGGTGCGCGAGCGTCTCGACGACTACGACCTCACCGCTCACGAGCGTGACACGTCGACCGAATGGCTGCACGCGTTCGCTCTCGCCGTCAATGAGGAGAATGCCTCGGGCGGCCGTGTCGTCACGGCTCCGACGAACGGCGCGGCGGGCATCATCCCCGCGGTCGGCCGGTACTACCTCCGATTCGTGCCCGGAGCCGACGCCGGCGGCATCCGTCGTTATCTCCTGACGGCGACGGCGATCGGCTCCCTCTTCAAGGCGAACGCCTCGATCTCCGGGGCGGAGGGCGGATGTCAGGCCGAGGTGGGTTCCGCGTGCGCGATGGCGGCCGGCGGCCTGTGCGCCGTGCTCGGCGGAACGCCCCACCAGATCGAGAACGCGGCCGAGATCGCGATGGAGCACCACCTGGGGCTCACGTGCGATCCGGTCGGCGGCCTCGTGCAGGTGCCGTGCATCGAGCGCAACGCGATCGCCGCGTCGACCGCGGTCTCCGCCGCCCGTCTCGCCCTCCACGGCGACGGCTCGCACATCGTGTCGCTCGATGCCGTCATCGAGACGATGCGTCAGACCGGGCTCGACATGAAGACGAAGTACAAGGAGACGAGTCGCGGCGGCCTCGCCGTCAACGTCATCGAGTGCTGA
- a CDS encoding O-acetylhomoserine aminocarboxypropyltransferase/cysteine synthase family protein, whose translation MADREYGFKTRSIHAGNIPDAVTGSRALPIYQSSAFVFDDTADAAARFALQKYGNIYSRLANPTVASFEERVASLEGGLGAVATASGLSAQYITFASLAGAGDHIVASANLYGGSITQLDVTLRRFGIETTFVQSSDPADYAAAITEKTKALFVETIANPSGAVADLEGLADVAHAHGIPFIVDSTIATPYLNRPIEWGADIVTHSATKFLGGHGTTLGGVVVESGRFDWHSDKFPLFGQPVPSYGGLQWSGNFGEYAFLTRLRAEQLRDIGPALAPHSAFLLAQGVETLPYRIQAHVDNARAVAEWLEADDRIERVWWAGLANHPHFDRAQKYLPKGPGSVFSFEVKGGRAVGQKLIESVNLASHLANIGDAKTLIIHPASTTHAQLTDQQLVDAGVLPGVVRLSVGIEDVDDIIYDLDQALSAATKGE comes from the coding sequence ATGGCAGATCGCGAATACGGCTTCAAGACCCGCTCGATCCACGCGGGCAACATTCCCGATGCGGTGACGGGTTCACGCGCCCTTCCGATCTACCAGTCGAGTGCGTTCGTCTTCGACGACACCGCCGACGCCGCGGCACGATTCGCGCTGCAGAAGTACGGCAACATCTACTCGCGTCTCGCGAACCCCACGGTCGCGAGCTTCGAAGAGCGCGTCGCGAGCCTCGAGGGCGGCCTCGGTGCCGTCGCCACGGCGAGCGGCCTGTCGGCGCAGTACATCACCTTCGCGAGCCTCGCGGGCGCCGGCGACCACATCGTGGCGAGCGCCAACCTCTACGGCGGCTCGATCACCCAGCTCGACGTCACGCTCCGCCGCTTCGGCATCGAGACGACGTTCGTGCAGAGCTCCGACCCGGCCGACTACGCCGCGGCCATCACCGAGAAGACCAAGGCGCTCTTCGTCGAGACGATCGCCAACCCGTCGGGCGCCGTCGCCGATCTCGAGGGCCTCGCCGATGTGGCGCACGCCCACGGCATCCCCTTCATCGTCGACTCGACCATCGCGACGCCCTACCTCAACCGCCCGATCGAGTGGGGTGCCGACATCGTGACGCACTCCGCCACCAAGTTCCTCGGCGGTCACGGCACGACGCTCGGCGGCGTCGTCGTCGAGTCGGGTCGGTTCGACTGGCACTCCGACAAGTTCCCGCTCTTCGGGCAGCCGGTTCCGAGCTACGGCGGGCTGCAGTGGTCGGGCAACTTCGGCGAGTACGCGTTCCTCACGCGCCTCCGCGCCGAGCAGCTCCGCGACATCGGCCCGGCGCTCGCTCCGCACTCGGCCTTCCTCCTCGCGCAGGGCGTCGAGACGCTCCCGTACCGCATCCAGGCGCACGTCGACAACGCACGCGCCGTCGCCGAGTGGCTCGAGGCCGACGACCGCATCGAGCGCGTCTGGTGGGCGGGCCTCGCCAACCACCCGCACTTCGACCGGGCGCAGAAGTACCTGCCGAAGGGGCCGGGCTCGGTCTTCAGCTTCGAGGTCAAGGGCGGCCGCGCCGTCGGCCAGAAGCTCATCGAGTCGGTCAACCTCGCGAGCCACCTCGCCAACATCGGCGACGCGAAGACGCTCATCATCCACCCGGCATCCACGACCCACGCGCAGCTGACCGATCAGCAGCTCGTCGACGCGGGCGTCCTGCCGGGCGTCGTGCGCCTCTCCGTCGGCATCGAAGACGTCGACGACATCATCTACGATCTCGACCAGGCTCTCTCGGCCGCCACGAAGGGCGAATGA
- a CDS encoding YeiH family protein, producing the protein MRSLGSGVAVAIAAALVAWALHSVWPAAPLLTIAVVLGIAVGQFPAFRRARANRLGAGLRWSARTPLRAGIVLLGLQLSLVDIVALGPVTIATTVAIVVVTFFATWWLGRLLGLSGQQPLLVASGFSICGASAIGAMAHAVRARDEDQSIPVALVTLCGTLAIAILPLLRHPLGLTDAGFGHWVGASVHDVGQVVATAQIAGTTALAVAVVVKLTRVVLLAPMVAVASGIERRRSVEPGARPPIVPLFIVGFLAAVALNTLVPLPGALLETAGFMQTALLTTALFALGTSVDVTKLAATGWRALVVGLTSWALIATLAYGAVLVG; encoded by the coding sequence GTGCGGAGCCTCGGATCGGGAGTCGCCGTCGCGATCGCGGCGGCGCTCGTCGCGTGGGCGCTGCACTCCGTCTGGCCCGCGGCGCCGCTCCTCACGATCGCCGTCGTGCTCGGCATCGCCGTCGGTCAGTTCCCCGCCTTCCGGCGAGCGCGCGCGAACCGCCTCGGCGCGGGTCTGCGGTGGAGCGCCCGCACGCCGCTTCGCGCCGGCATCGTGCTGCTCGGCCTGCAGCTGAGCCTCGTCGACATCGTCGCTCTCGGCCCCGTCACGATCGCGACGACCGTCGCCATCGTTGTGGTGACGTTCTTCGCGACGTGGTGGCTCGGCCGCCTGCTCGGGCTGAGCGGTCAGCAGCCCCTCCTCGTCGCGAGCGGCTTCTCGATCTGCGGCGCCTCGGCGATCGGCGCGATGGCGCACGCGGTTCGCGCCCGAGACGAGGACCAGTCGATCCCCGTCGCGCTCGTCACGCTGTGCGGAACACTCGCGATCGCGATCCTGCCGCTCCTCCGTCATCCGCTCGGCCTTACCGATGCGGGCTTCGGCCACTGGGTCGGCGCGAGCGTGCACGACGTGGGTCAGGTCGTCGCGACGGCGCAGATCGCCGGAACGACCGCTCTCGCCGTCGCCGTCGTCGTGAAGCTCACGCGCGTCGTGCTGCTCGCCCCGATGGTGGCCGTCGCGAGCGGCATCGAGCGCCGGCGCTCGGTCGAACCGGGCGCGCGTCCGCCGATCGTGCCGCTCTTCATCGTCGGCTTCCTCGCTGCCGTCGCGCTCAACACCCTCGTGCCGCTCCCCGGCGCGCTGCTCGAGACGGCCGGGTTCATGCAGACGGCGCTCCTCACCACGGCGCTCTTCGCGCTCGGCACCTCGGTCGACGTGACGAAGCTCGCGGCGACGGGGTGGCGTGCACTTGTCGTGGGCCTCACCTCGTGGGCCCTCATCGCGACGCTCGCGTACGGCGCCGTCCTCGTCGGCTGA
- a CDS encoding VOC family protein, which translates to MLTLGTTVLGVDDLPRALAFWSAALDYRPRREPDDDWVILDPVSGTGASLALQLGRAQVSLPPRMHLDLYADDQAAEIERLLALGARHIDWDRYPPDADYVILEDTEGNRFCVIDTTMSPGG; encoded by the coding sequence ATGCTCACTCTCGGAACGACCGTCCTCGGCGTCGACGACCTGCCGCGCGCCCTCGCCTTCTGGTCTGCGGCGCTCGACTATCGACCGCGTCGCGAGCCCGACGACGACTGGGTGATCCTCGATCCGGTGTCGGGCACGGGCGCGAGTCTCGCGCTTCAACTCGGTCGTGCACAGGTGTCGCTCCCGCCGCGCATGCACCTCGACCTCTACGCCGACGACCAGGCTGCCGAGATCGAGCGGCTCCTCGCGCTCGGCGCGCGCCACATCGACTGGGATCGCTACCCGCCGGACGCCGACTACGTGATCCTCGAAGACACCGAGGGCAACCGGTTCTGCGTCATCGACACGACGATGAGCCCCGGCGGCTGA
- a CDS encoding CoA-binding protein, protein MLKSQRTWAGPDAKQRLGILRAAKSVAIVGASPNPARSSYFVGTYLQQSSDYRLYFVNPNADVILGQPAYASLTDLPEVPDIVVVFRRGSDIPQVVDEVVAAGAKTIWVQLGIWNEEAAYYGEEQGLTVVMDRCIKVEHARFHGGLHLLGFDTGQISARKTIR, encoded by the coding sequence CTGCTGAAGTCGCAGCGCACATGGGCCGGCCCCGACGCCAAGCAGCGACTCGGCATCCTGCGGGCTGCGAAGTCTGTCGCGATCGTCGGCGCCTCACCGAACCCCGCGCGTTCGAGCTACTTCGTCGGCACGTACCTGCAGCAGTCGAGCGACTACCGTCTGTACTTCGTGAACCCGAACGCCGACGTCATCCTCGGTCAGCCCGCATACGCGAGCCTCACCGACCTGCCCGAGGTTCCCGATATCGTCGTGGTGTTCCGCCGCGGCAGCGACATCCCGCAGGTCGTCGACGAGGTCGTCGCCGCGGGAGCGAAGACGATCTGGGTCCAGCTCGGCATTTGGAACGAAGAGGCGGCCTACTACGGCGAAGAGCAGGGGCTCACCGTCGTCATGGACCGCTGCATCAAGGTCGAGCACGCCCGCTTCCACGGCGGACTGCACCTGCTCGGCTTCGACACCGGCCAGATCTCGGCGCGCAAGACCATCCGCTAG
- a CDS encoding rhodanese-like domain-containing protein, producing the protein MSETTVTGAAVGVFTVLPTPAESTEHFRRRLAFETDASDVAAELGAGAPGFVVVDSRSDAAWAQGRVPGAVHLPTRRIADEAPALIPAGTPVVVYCWSPGCNGGTKAALALSLLGYPVKEMIGGFEYWAREGYTFETDEGVVQFPVDALTGPTSGGITAAGEPAPSCGC; encoded by the coding sequence ATGAGCGAAACCACCGTCACCGGAGCCGCCGTCGGCGTCTTCACCGTGCTGCCGACGCCCGCCGAGTCGACTGAGCACTTCCGCCGTCGCCTCGCGTTCGAGACGGACGCGAGCGATGTCGCGGCCGAGCTCGGTGCCGGCGCACCCGGCTTCGTCGTCGTCGATTCGCGGAGCGACGCGGCGTGGGCGCAGGGCCGGGTTCCCGGAGCCGTGCACCTCCCGACGCGCCGTATCGCCGACGAGGCGCCCGCACTCATCCCCGCCGGCACGCCCGTCGTCGTCTACTGCTGGAGCCCCGGGTGCAACGGCGGCACGAAGGCGGCGCTCGCCCTCAGCCTGCTCGGCTACCCGGTCAAGGAGATGATCGGCGGCTTCGAGTACTGGGCGCGCGAGGGCTACACCTTCGAGACCGACGAGGGTGTCGTCCAGTTTCCCGTCGATGCTCTGACGGGGCCCACGAGCGGCGGGATCACCGCGGCGGGAGAACCGGCGCCGAGTTGCGGCTGCTGA
- a CDS encoding ABC transporter ATP-binding protein, with protein MTDSPIPPLLAAENLTFRYPGAERDVLRGVDLSVGPGASLGLVGESGAGKSTILSLLLGLQRPTGGRILVDGAPLDLSRPASRLAYRRTVQTVFQDPYSSLDPRMRVGRSIAEPLRSLGIEPDARAREARVAELLADVGLPADAATRYPNAFSGGQRQRIAIARALAAEPRVLLADEPVSALDTSVRLQIIELLQRLARERSLSLLLVSHDLTIVAALCERMSVIESGRIVESGQTTDILTAPSDPYTQRLIAAVPRLPSA; from the coding sequence GTGACCGATTCGCCGATCCCGCCGCTCCTCGCGGCCGAGAACCTGACCTTCCGCTACCCGGGAGCCGAGCGCGACGTCCTGCGCGGCGTCGACCTCTCCGTCGGGCCCGGCGCGAGCCTCGGACTCGTCGGCGAATCGGGTGCGGGCAAGTCCACGATCCTGTCGCTCCTCCTCGGGCTGCAGCGGCCGACGGGCGGGCGCATCCTCGTCGACGGTGCACCGCTCGACCTGTCGCGCCCCGCGTCGCGTCTCGCCTATCGCCGCACGGTGCAGACGGTCTTCCAGGACCCCTACTCGTCGCTCGACCCTCGGATGCGCGTCGGCCGCTCGATCGCCGAGCCGCTCCGCTCGCTCGGAATCGAGCCCGACGCCCGCGCGCGCGAGGCACGCGTGGCCGAGCTCCTCGCCGACGTCGGGCTGCCGGCCGATGCCGCAACGCGCTACCCGAACGCCTTCTCGGGCGGTCAGCGACAGCGCATCGCGATCGCTCGGGCCCTCGCCGCCGAGCCCCGTGTGCTCCTCGCCGACGAGCCGGTGAGCGCCCTCGACACGTCGGTGCGCCTGCAGATCATCGAGCTCCTGCAGCGACTCGCGCGCGAGCGTTCGCTCTCGCTCCTCCTCGTCTCGCACGACCTCACGATCGTCGCGGCCCTCTGCGAACGGATGTCGGTCATCGAGTCCGGTCGGATCGTCGAGTCAGGGCAGACGACCGACATCCTCACGGCACCGAGCGATCCCTACACGCAGCGACTGATCGCCGCCGTGCCGCGCCTCCCCTCCGCCTGA
- a CDS encoding DMT family transporter, which produces MSWIILIASGVLEAVWATALGKSEGFTKLWPSIIFGVALVVSMGGLAWAMRDISTGTAYAVWVGIGASLTVAWAMITGDTDVSWVKILLLVGLVGCIVGLKLVDTGH; this is translated from the coding sequence ATGTCATGGATCATCCTCATCGCCTCGGGCGTTCTCGAGGCCGTCTGGGCGACAGCGCTCGGCAAGTCGGAGGGCTTCACGAAGCTCTGGCCGTCGATCATCTTCGGTGTCGCCCTCGTCGTGAGCATGGGCGGTCTCGCCTGGGCGATGCGCGACATCTCGACGGGAACGGCGTACGCCGTCTGGGTCGGCATCGGTGCGTCGCTCACCGTCGCGTGGGCGATGATCACGGGCGACACGGATGTCTCGTGGGTCAAGATCCTGCTTCTCGTCGGTCTCGTCGGCTGCATCGTCGGACTCAAGCTCGTCGACACCGGTCACTGA
- a CDS encoding DUF3060 domain-containing protein: MRTARTARTLTAVAGAATLLVMLAGCVPVWMVDRDDSSDRDDRPAASSDARPNDGSGDQAFACADGEDIEVGGDAIDIDVTGSCASVTVRGNALDVEIASAGSVLVEGQQIDLDLQSDAASLVVRGNANEIDAEALDSAEITGDSNDLDAGRIGSLVLVGTKNTVESDGAPGSVNDTGIDNRVETR; this comes from the coding sequence ATGCGAACCGCTCGAACCGCTCGAACCCTCACCGCCGTCGCCGGAGCGGCGACCCTGCTCGTCATGCTCGCCGGGTGCGTGCCCGTGTGGATGGTCGATCGCGACGACTCCTCCGATCGCGACGATCGACCGGCGGCGTCGAGCGACGCGCGACCGAACGACGGCTCGGGCGATCAGGCCTTCGCGTGCGCCGACGGCGAGGACATCGAGGTCGGTGGCGACGCGATCGACATCGACGTCACCGGTTCGTGCGCATCGGTGACGGTGCGCGGCAATGCTCTCGACGTCGAGATCGCCTCGGCCGGGAGCGTGCTCGTCGAGGGTCAGCAGATCGATCTCGACCTGCAGAGCGATGCGGCGTCGCTCGTCGTGCGCGGAAATGCGAACGAGATCGACGCCGAAGCGCTCGACTCGGCCGAGATCACCGGAGACAGCAACGACCTCGACGCGGGGCGAATCGGCAGCCTCGTGCTCGTCGGCACCAAGAACACGGTCGAGTCGGATGGTGCGCCGGGATCGGTGAACGACACCGGCATCGACAACCGCGTCGAGACGCGCTGA
- a CDS encoding cysteine hydrolase family protein, with translation MNLDDNAALIVIDVQQGFGDAVWGARNNPRAEENIERLLTAWTAAARPIVLVRHDSVSPGSPLGAGTAGNALQPFVAAVPHELLVTKDVNSAFYGDPDLAAWLGERGIRQIVVVGIQTNMCVETTARMGGNLGFDVIVPIDATHTFDLEGPAGIVLRADDLARATAVNLHGGGFARVVETDELVG, from the coding sequence ATGAACCTCGACGACAACGCCGCCCTCATCGTCATCGACGTGCAGCAGGGATTCGGCGACGCGGTGTGGGGCGCGAGGAACAACCCGCGCGCCGAGGAGAACATCGAACGGCTCCTGACCGCGTGGACGGCGGCGGCGCGGCCGATCGTCCTCGTGCGACACGACTCCGTCTCGCCCGGTTCGCCGCTCGGCGCCGGAACCGCCGGCAACGCGCTGCAGCCGTTCGTCGCCGCGGTCCCGCACGAGCTCCTCGTCACGAAAGACGTCAACTCCGCCTTCTACGGCGACCCCGATCTCGCGGCGTGGCTCGGTGAGCGCGGCATCCGCCAGATCGTCGTCGTCGGCATCCAGACCAACATGTGCGTCGAGACGACGGCGCGCATGGGCGGCAACCTCGGATTCGACGTCATCGTGCCGATCGACGCGACCCACACCTTCGATCTCGAGGGGCCGGCGGGGATCGTCCTGCGCGCCGACGACCTCGCCCGGGCGACCGCGGTGAACCTCCACGGCGGCGGGTTCGCACGGGTCGTCGAGACCGACGAACTCGTCGGCTGA